In Phoenix dactylifera cultivar Barhee BC4 chromosome 11, palm_55x_up_171113_PBpolish2nd_filt_p, whole genome shotgun sequence, the following are encoded in one genomic region:
- the LOC120103820 gene encoding pentatricopeptide repeat-containing protein At3g53700, chloroplastic-like, protein MAPFLSALMPHPFVLLQKLSCPPHTLDRKLPKFVPFASVQGRQELAVSTASDASPIHQIPPDFTPDDLLGVLRRQKDAESSLRLLNWVSKKENFTLTSSIYKEILQQLGEAGSFDQMKGLLQEMGFSGCKIDAGIFQIFIESYSRFQLFDEAVNVVLNLMEEFGVKPNTYICNFVLNILVEESKIKLIELVYSTMTSRGIQPDVSTFNILIKALCKTHQIRPAISMMEEMSSYGLVPDEITFTTLMQGFIEEGNMEGALRIKARMSEMGCIRTNVTVNVLIHGYCKQGKVEEALGLIQEESVKGFSPDKFTFNTLVSGLCRAGHIKHALEILDVMLQEGYDPDVVTYNTLISGLCKLGEIEEATCVLNQMAERGCLPNMVTYNTLISTMCTENRLDDAIELARGLTLKGILPDVYTFNSLISGLCKAGDYEIALRMFEEMKNSGCSPDEFTYNILIDHLCLHGELGKALGLLKEMELNGCARSVVTYNTLIDGLCKNMRIEEAEEIFDQMDMQGVSRNLVTYNTLIDGLCKSNRVDEATELMDQMIMEGLKPDKLTYNSLLTHYCKQGNIKKAADIVQTMTSNGCEPDIVTYGTLIGGLCKAGRTQVACKLLRTIQMKGMVPTPKAYNPVIQSLFKQRKTREAIRLFREMVEKGEPPDAVTHKFVFRGLCLGGGPIGEAVDFLVEMTEKGFLPAFSSFSMLAEGLLSLAMEDTLNRVVELVMERADFTESEIAMIRGFLKIRKFHDALTTFGRLLRSRVPEKVYN, encoded by the coding sequence ATGGCGCCTTTTTTGTCAGCTCTGATGCCTCatccctttgttcttcttcagaAGTTAAGCTGCCCCCCTCATACACTAGACCGAAAGCTGCCAAAGTTTGTCCCATTTGCATCCGTCCAAGGTCGCCAAGAGCTTGCGGTATCGACTGCTTCTGACGCCAGTCCTATCCACCAAATCCCTCCTGATTTTACCCCGGATGATCTTCTTGGCGTCCTCCGCCGCCAGAAGGATGCGGAGTCCTCTCTCCGCCTACTTAATTGGGTGTCAAAGAAAGAGAATTTCACACTCACTTCCTCTATTTACAAGGAGATCCTTCAGCAGCTCGGAGAGGCCGGATCTTTTGATCAGATGAAGGGCCTTTTACAGGAGATGGGGTTCTCCGGCTGTAAGATTGATGCAGGTATTTTCCAGATCTTCATTGAAAGTTATTCTAGATTCCAGCTGTTCGATGAGGCTGTTAATGTGGTTCTCAATCTGATGGAAGAATTTGGAGTCAAACCCAATACATATATTTGCAATTTTGTGCTAAATATCCTTGTGGAAGAAAGCAAGATTAAATTGATTGAATTGGTGTATTCTACAATGACTAGTAGAGGAATCCAACCAGATGTATCTACTTTCAATATCTTGATTAAGGCTTTGTGTAAAACGCATCAAATTAGACCCGCAATTTCGATGATGGAGGAGATGTCAAGCTATGGTTTGGTGCCTGATGAGATAACATTCACTACCCTGATGCAGGGCTTCATTGAAGAAGGGAATATGGAGGGTGCATTAAGAATAAAGGCAAGAATGTCGGAGATGGGTTGCATTCGGACCAATGTAACGGTTAATGTTCTGATACATGGATACTGCAAACAAGGAAAAGTAGAAGAAGCTCTTGGGTTGATACAAGAAGAGTCTGTAAAGGGATTCAGCCCTGATAAGTTCACTTTCAACACTCTGGTTAGTGGGCTGTGCCGAGCTGGGCATATCAAGCATGCACTTGAGATATTAGATGTGATGCTTCAGGAAGGTTATGATCCTGATGTTGTGACTTACAATACTCTGATTTCTGGGTTGTGTAAATTAGGAGAGATTGAAGAAGCTACATGTGTCCTGAATCAGATGGCCGAGAGGGGTTGCTTACCAAATATGGTAACCTATAATACTCTTATTAGTACTATGTGTACAGAGAACCGACTTGATGATGCTATAGAACTTGCCCGTGGCCTCACTCTCAAAGGTATTCTACCAGATGTATATACTTTCAATTCCTTGATCAGTGGTCTCTGCAAGGCTGGGGATTATGAGATAGCTTTGCGAATGTTTGAGGAGATGAAAAACAGTGGTTGCTCGCCTGATGAATTTACTTACAACATATTGATTGACCACCTTTGTCTCCATGGGGAGCTAGGGAAAGCTCTGGGCTTGCTGAAAGAAATGGAACTGAATGGCTGTGCCCGAAGTGTTGTGACATATAATACTCTAATAGATGGGCTGTGCAAGAACATGCGAATTGAAGAAGCAGAAGAGATATTTGACCAGATGGATATGCAAGGAGTCTCAAGGAATTTGGTGACTTATAATACTCTTATAGATGGCTTGTGTAAGAGTAATAGGGTTGACGAAGCCACTGAACTTATGGATCAGATGATAATGGAGGGATTGAAACCTGACAAGCTCACATATAATTCCTTGCTCACACATTATTGCAAGCAAGGAAACATAAAGAAAGCTGCGGATATAGTTCAAACTATGACTTCAAATGGCTGTGAACCTGATATTGTTACGTATGGGACTCTCATCGGTGGCCTGTGCAAGGCAGGTAGGACACAAGTCGCTTGTAAGCTCCTTAGAACCATACAGATGAAGGGGATGGTCCCAACTCCAAAAGCTTATAATCCTGTGATACAATCACTCTTTAAGCAGAGGAAGACTAGAGAAGCTATAAGGCTCTTCAGGGAGATGGTAGAGAAGGGAGAGCCTCCAGATGCTGTcacacataaatttgttttCCGTGGTCTGTGTCTTGGGGGAGGACCAATTGGAGAAGCTGTTGATTTCCTGGTGGAAATGACAGAGAAGGGATTCTTGCCCGCATTTTCCTCTTTTTCAATGCTAGCTGAAGGTCTGTTATCCTTAGCCATGGAGGATACGCTTAATAGGGTAGTTGAATTGGTAATGGAGAGGGCTGATTTTACAGAAAGTGAAATTGCCATGATAAGGGGTTTTCTTAAGATACGCAAATTTCATGATGCACTGACCACCTTTGGCCGTCTATTGAGAAGTAGAGTGCCTGAGAAAGTTTACAATTAA